In Takifugu flavidus isolate HTHZ2018 chromosome 13, ASM371156v2, whole genome shotgun sequence, the following are encoded in one genomic region:
- the zgc:112052 gene encoding protein C19orf12 homolog, with protein MAHRLNDVMQLCCELSANHQIRATVKGSSKGAATAGGLAFAGGLVGGPLGIAVGGAVGGLLGCWLTSGQFKPLPQVLMELSPQQKQKLYDDMMAILGDIQWIDLMQLTALVMTNGPLKQRLIGALLGYVTKELQAEVQYVD; from the exons ATGGCCCATCGGCTTAATGACGTCATGCAACTATGTTGTGAGCTGTCTGCTAATCATCAGATCCGGGCCACTGTCAAGGGTTCGTCCAagggagcagcaacagcaggggGACTGGCCTTCGCCGGGGGGCTCGTTGGTGGTCCTCTTGGTATTGCAGTTG GTGGTGCTGTTGGAGGCCTCTTGGGTTGTTGGCTGACCAGTGGACAATTCAAACCGCTGCCTCAGGTGTTAATGGAGCTCAGTCCTCAGCAAAAGCAGAAGCTCTATGATGATATGATGGCCATCCTTGGAGACATCCAGTGGATAGATTTGATGCAATTGACTGCTTTAGTTATGACCAATGGCCCACTGAAGCAGCGGCTCATAGGTGCCCTTCTAGGATATGTCACCAAGGAGCTCCAGGCAGAGGTACAATATGTGGATTAG